In Euwallacea fornicatus isolate EFF26 chromosome 31, ASM4011564v1, whole genome shotgun sequence, the following proteins share a genomic window:
- the Rpt2 gene encoding 26S proteasome regulatory subunit 4 — MGQSQSGGSGGDKKEEKDKKKKYEPPIPTRVGKKKRRTKGPDTALKLPAVTPHTRCRLKLLKMERIKDYLLMEEEFIRNQERLKPQEEKNEEERSKVDDLRGTPMSVGNLEEIIDDNHAIVSTSVGSEHYVSILSFVDKDQLEPGCSVLLNHKVHAVVGVLGDDTDPMVTVMKLEKAPQETYADIGGLDTQIQEIKESVELPLTHPEYYEEMGIKPPKGVILYGPPGTGKTLLAKAVANQTSATFLRVVGSELIQKYLGDGPKLVRELFRVAEEHAPSIVFIDEIDAVGTKRYDSNSGGEREIQRTMLELLNQLDGFDSRGDVKVIMATNRIETLDPALIRPGRIDRKIEFPLPDEKTKRRIFNIHTSKMTLAQDVNLQELIMAKDDLSGADIKAICTEAGLMALRERRMKVINEDFKKSKENVLYRKKEGTPEGLYL, encoded by the exons ATG GGGCAAAGCCAATCTGGAGGAAGCGGTGGCGAtaagaaagaagaaaaagacaaaaagaagaaatatgAGCCCCCAATACCCACGAGGGTCGGTAAAAAGAAGCGTCGCACCAAGGGACCAGATACGGCTTTAAAACTACCTGCAGTTACTCCGCACACAAGATGTCGTCTTAAGTTATTGAAGATGGAAAGAATTAAAGACTATTTGTTAATGGAGGAGGAATTCATCCGTAATCAGGAAAGGCTGAAACCACAGGAGGAGAAGAATGAAGAGGAGAGATCTAAGGTTGATGATCTTAGAG GAACTCCAATGTCTGTTGGCAATCTTGAAGAAATTATCGACGATAATCATGCCATAGTATCAACTTCTGTGGGCAGTGAACACTATGTGAGTATCTTATCTTTTGTGGATAAAGACCAACTCGAACCCGGATGCTCAGTGCTGTTGAATCACAAGGTTCACGCCGTTGTCGGTgttttag gtGATGACACTGATCCAATGGTTACTGTGATGAAACTAGAGAAAGCTCCACAAGAGACTTATGCTGATATCGGTGGTCTTGATACTCAGATTCAAGAAATCAAAGAATCTGTGGAACTTCCCTTAACTCATCCTGAATATTATGAGGAAATGG GTATTAAGCCCCCAAAAGGGGTTATACTCTATGGGCCTCCAGGTACTGGTAAAACCTTATTGGCCAAGGCTGTAGCTAACCAAACATCAGCGACTTTCTTGAGAGTAGTGGGTTCAGAACTTATCCAGAAGTATTTGGGTGATGGCCCTAAGTTGGTTAGGGAGCTGTTCAGGGTGGCAGAGGAACATGCTCCATCGATTGTATTTATTGATGAAATTGATGCt GTGGGAACTAAACGTTACGACTCAAATTCAGGCGGTGAAAGGGAAATCCAACGGACCATGTTAGAATTACTTAATCAATTGGATGGTTTTGACTCGAGGGGGGATGTAAAG GTAATCATGGCAACCAATAGAATTGAAACTTTGGATCCAGCTCTAATTCGTCCTGGTCGTATtgatagaaaaattgaattcccCCTCCCAGACGAAAAGACTAAGCGtcgaattttcaatatacataCTTCAAAGATGACCTTAGCTCAAGATGTAAACCTTCAGGAGCTTATTATGGCCAAGGACGATCTTTCCGGGGCAGATATCAAG gcGATCTGCACTGAAGCGGGTTTAATGGCTCTTCGTGAAAGGAGGATGAAAGTAATCAATGAAGatttcaagaaatctaaagaaAACGTTTTGTACCGAAAGAAGGAGGGAACACCGGAGGGGCTTTATTTGTAA
- the LOC136348046 gene encoding uro-adherence factor A-like — MSRKTAVSELQSRETTESHSPVRRSARIFSGNNTPSGLSKRNSQADVAAKATKTRRGSTQLSDDDSENAKKDLTNKDAQQAPARRGRKSSITTELTNKEEPEKPKTVRTRRNSRAASEEKEKPAPKAGRGRKSSVTSVDLEGAPPTTSRVSGRRQRSDSVDSEPAVPVSKAPPRRKRSESADIKTESPPATTKIPARASTRRRNSMTEEAGAEGTLAPARRTTRGRKTSDSENVEEDVKSILRKGLRSSTDEATVNTPTKTPRRLTRRSSFTAEAGEEISTEGVYKEVSVKITPIKKKLVEKVEAELDLSVINESAGDLNISKQTLDEEVIAKDIETAETNLSVKVTPTTPVSVGEDLVEKESFGNAEEEAFNDSIFENSPTSRKRPRADDNEASTSKSPRISSGSHINSPIQSSQALTPIRSKGDAFVTVESVELSLSPVSMPDSTTHIPVTEIDSLHTSTNSNKENLDVEEVLISKESPIKAAKIQEDALNTSKDSNKENLNVEEVLKSKENPVEVSKVQEDELNITMESKKENLNTEEFLKATKIPIEASNVQEDALSNLEKSNEKDLDIEEDLNSKEIPIEVSKVQDRTLNTSKDINKDNLSVKEVLKTKNVRIEAPMVNTRISNVFRPNQKESSFVVEPMEVDDLSIISADNSIFDKISASGENSVVSGNAPKSDEASDTTIKTIEESSSICNKSITSSADIELTTDGSSALQDGDVTTVEKIIRINATGSEESDNVVVEETEDSVDISCIPKCRKTGAAAQASNECSLIINTTIDNVKILNRKSSSPINQRKLLRKSKSPITVIDSSSDSEGEDANKLLINRVRRRSKLKSKTPSPRKLNDAKIVVLESAGSRSSSFMEDLEICKDTSQSKLKVDKSHQKSKSKTPSPVKTIGSTSVVTSPKSVSPKRSNVHSNEARIKRTSEGTPRQINAEVEINLQGSVTPNLSPSRNKRLSRSPTFIPWENESSKVRKSRGNRNTTTPIETKKSLSTSSSETKETLHSNENTPIMKKNRTPTKLLNMEPESGRDMRNSTSKTISPSPQNVNEAENRENVDLENKPNQNPSDTSGDIEKSRSDTKFSQSTHYDFELPSDEDPTINSQEMSIAEESAVLVKDVSCAESLSPIKNQSARLLETTVAINSNELNFSTMSGFSNTDTIDLNESAQQKSIHIVENIVLESSESREKSSSDNSKTMSLKENDELIEIVDDKEMSVVEDKSESGNRLSEIKDLEPECDVSDHAIPVTDADEGESVTDERSNTSNSKIKEDSPEKALSTVEPKKLPKITCLLTRLEDFASAKVHELISNSESQEIQKLDSKEEEASSSEENASSSDEDESEEYNDFIDGMAEEGEEDTPSEDSNQIVDKGEYIGSSETDEYRSNDDYDSKDSFICDDEEYELLSGDEYDLENEKQKKERTTVNSSAEKDNIVKAAKKPLQIKKSRIIRPKDSSSEEEEDKALIIEAESSGSERSVIVLEDSPIEQAAAVEMDSQRDNKFNFDTSHDFESLNTEENAKLDDQDTKLNASNIQNTSTDALNSSNQKRNRKTSLSLQENIVFDGIKDPMLSQRISTLVESFCSTVTKGEVSLNLSLEYEGIPSQDKEKQKTAPVKVLSSVKICPASDPEKDPLEESKEISIPEENLSRSLDAESGKRRKKLKRRLSKSLSELCEEETLSKRRRKNSSKASPNMKPAESYNLITQLVTDVKNRPKRTIKPSLLSNVDSSWISSEVVHMKPSTTAASREEMFNFKVKLHPKDFKNKLLSDPTRVKRIETKALLKKKGAFL; from the exons ATGTCCCGAAAAACTGCAGTCAGCGAATTGCAGTCCAGAGAAACAACGGAGTCGCATTCGCCAGTCAGAAGATCTGCTCGAATCTTTAGTGGAAATAATACACCATCTGGATTGAGCAAGAG GAACTCGCAGGCTGACGTTGCTGCCAAGGCAACCAAAACTCGTAGAGGGTCCACTCAACTCAGTGATGATGATAGTGAAAATGCTAAGAAAG aTCTAACAAATAAAGACGCCCAGCAAGCACCAGCAAGACGTGGACGCAAATCGTCGATCACAACCGAATTAACCAACAAAGAAGAACCTGAAAAGCCCAAAACCGTTCGAACCCGCCGTAATTCCCGAGCTGCTAgcgaagaaaaagaaaaaccagCACCCAAGGCAGGAAGAGGCCGTAAAAGTTCGGTCACAAGTGTAGACCTTGAAGGTGCTCCACCGACCACTTCCAGAGTTTCTGGAAGGCGCCAAAGAAGTGATAGTGTTGACTCTGAGCCAGCTGTACCGGTTTCTAAAGCTCCGCCAAGGCGCAAGAGAAGTGAAAGTGCTGATATTAAAACTGAGTCTCCTCCAGCCACAACGAAAATTCCTGCCAGAGCGTCCACTCGACGAAGAAACTCTATGACTGAAGAAGCAGGTGCAGAAGGTACTTTGGCCCCTGCTAGAAGAACTACTCGTGGAAGAAAAACGTCGGATTCAGAAAATGTCGAAGAAGACGTTAAGTCTATTCTCAGGAAGGGCCTTCGATCATCTACTGACGAAGCAACGGTTAATACTCCTACCAAAACACCTAGACGACTAACAAGACGTAGTTCATTCACTGCAGAAGCTGGTGAAGAAATATCCACAGAGGGGGTTTATAAGGAAGTCTCTGTAAAGATTACTCCAATAAAAAAGAAGTTGGTAGAGAAGGTAGAAGCTGAGCTTGATTTAAGCGTCATTAATGAAAGTGCTGGAGATTTAAATATCAGCAAACAGACATTGGATGAGGAGGTTATAGCAAAAGACATTGAAACAGCTGAGACAAATTTGTCAGTGAAAGTTACTCCTACAACGCCTGTTTCGGTTGGAGAAGATTTAGTTGAAAAAGAGTCTTTTGGAAACGCTGAAGAAGAAGCTTTTAATGATagcatatttgaaaattctcccACATCCAGGAAAAGACCGCGTGCAGATGATAACGAAGCATCTACAAGTAAATCTCCAAGGATCAGTTCAGGGTCTCATATAAATTCTCCAATCCAATCGTCGCAAGCCTTAACGCCTATTCGGTCTAAAGGAGACGCGTTTGTAACGGTTGAGTCTGTTGAGTTGTCCTTATCACCCGTTTCAATGCCCGACAGTACTACGCACATACCCGTCACTGAGATAGATTCGTTGCACACCTCGACGAATAGCAACAAAGAAAATCTTGATGTTGAAGAGGTTCTGATATCTAAAGAGAGTCCTATCAAAGCAGCTAAAATACAGGAAGATGCATTGAACACCTCAAAGGATAGCAACAAAGAAAATCTTAATGTTGAGGAAGTTCTTAAATCTAAAGAAAATCCTGTTGAAGTGTCTAAAGTGCAGGAAGATGAATTGAATATTACAATGGAAAGCAAGAAAGAAAATCTTAATACTGAAGAATTTCTAAAAGCTACAAAAATTCCTATTGAAGCATCTAATGTTCAGGAAGATGCATTGAGCAACCTAGAGAAAAGCAACGAAAAAGATCTTGATATTGAGGAGGATTTGAATTCTAAAGAGATTCCTATCGAAGTGTCTAAAGTACAGGACCGTACCTTGAATACTTCAAAGGATATCAACAAAGATAATCTTAGTGTTAAGGAggttttaaaaaccaaaaacgtTCGCATTGAAGCGCCTATGGTTAATACTAGAATTTCCAACGTTTTCAGGCCGAACCAAAAGGAAAGCAGCTTTGTAGTTGAACCTATGGAAGTGGACGATTTGTCGATAATATCAGCGGATAATTCGATTTTTGACAAGATTTCTGCTTCAGGGGAAAACTCTGTGGTTTCAGGTAATGCACCAAAATCTGATGAGGCCTCAGATACTACAATTAAAACCATAGAAGAATCATCGtcaatttgcaataaatccATCACGTCAAGTGCTGATATTGAATTAACCACAGATGGCTCAAGTGCATTGCAAGACGGTGATGTGACCACCGTTGAGAAAATTATAAGGATCAACGCCACAGGCTCTGAGGAGAGCGATAATGTAGTAGTTGAGGAGACTGAAGATTCTGTTGATATCAGCTGCATTCCGAAATGCAGAAAAACCGGCGCAGCTGCGCAAGCTAGCAACGAATGTTCCCTCATCATTAACACAACAATCGATAATGTCAAAATATTGAATAGGAAATCTAGCAGCCCAATAAACCAGAGAAAACTCCTTAGAAAGTCAAAAAGTCCAATTACTGTCATAGATAGTAGTTCGGATAGCGAAGGTGAGGATGCTAATAAACTGCTTATTAACAGAGTTAGACGGAGGTCTAAATTGAAGTCTAAGACACCTAGCCCTAGGAAATTAAATGACGCAAAGATAGTAGTGTTGGAATCTGCTGGGTCTAGGAGTTCTAGTTTCATGGAAGATTTAGAAATATGCAAAGATACCAGTCAAAGTAAACTGAAGGTTGACAAATCTCACCAAAAATCGAAATCAAAAACTCCCAGTCCGGTTAAGACAATTGGAAGCACATCAGTGGTAACATCTCCAAAGTCTGTTAGTCCAAAAAGGAGTAATGTTCACTCAAATGAAGCAAGAATAAAAAGAACTTCTGAAGGAACTCCTAGACAAATCAATGCAGAGGTCGAAATTAACTTACAGGGTTCTGTTACGCCAAACTTAAGCCCGTCTAGAAATAAACGTTTAAGCAGAAGTCCCACTTTCATTCCATGGGAAAATGAAAGTAGCAAAGTTAGGAAGTCTAGAGGTAACAGAAATACTACTACCccaattgaaacaaaaaaaagcttaAGCACTAGCAGCAGTGAAACTAAAGAAACATTACACTCAAACGAAAATACTccgataatgaaaaaaaacagaacCCCTACAAAATTACTGAACATGGAGCCTGAAAGTGGTAGAGATATGAGGAACAGCACGTCAAAGACTATCAGTCCTAGTCCTCAAAATGTAAATGAGGCTGAAAATCGAGAAAACgttgatttggaaaataaaccAAATCAAAATCCATCTGATACCAGCGGTGATATTGAGAAGAGTCGGTCAGACACTAAATTTTCTCAATCAACTCACTATGACTTTGAATTACCCTCTGATGAGGACCCCACCATCAATAGCCAGGAGATGAGCATTGCTGAAGAATCTGCCGTATTGGTGAAAGATGTAAGTTGTGCTGAAAGCCTGTCtcccataaaaaatcaatctGCACGACTTCTTGAGACAACAGTAGCAATCAATTCGAATGAATTGAACTTCAGCACAATGAGTGGTTTCTCTAATACTGATACTATAGATTTAAATGAGAGTGCGCAGCAGAAGTCTATACACATTGTGGAAAACATCGTTTTGGAATCATCAGAAAGTCGTGAAAAATCCAGTAGTGATAACAGTAAAACAATGTCTTTGAAAGAAAATGACGAACTCATTGAAATAGTTGATGATAAGGAAATGTCGGTTGTTGAAGACAAAAGTGAATCAGGAAATAGATTATCAGAGATCAAAGACTTGGAACCTGAATGCGATGTTTCCGATCATGCGATTCCAGTTACAGATGCTGATGAAGGTGAAAGCGTTACAGATGAGAGGAGTAATACAAGTAATagcaaaattaaagaagattCGCCTGAGAAGGCTCTTAGTACG GttgaaccaaaaaaattacctaaaatCACTTGCTTACTCACAAGATTGGAAGATTTTGCATCGGCTAAAGTTCACGagttaatttcaaattctgaaagccaGGAAATCCAAAAGTTAGACAGCAAAGAAGAAGAAGCCTCTAGTTCTGAAGAAAACGCCTCTAGTTCCGATGAAGACGAGTCTGAAGAATACAATGATTTCATTGATGGAATGGCTGAAGAAG gtGAAGAGGATACTCCTTCAGAAGATAGCAACCAAATCGTCGACAAGGGCGAATATATTGGCTCCTCAGAAACGGACGAATATCGATCGAACGATGATTACGACAGCAAAGATTCATTCATTTGCGACGATGAGGAATACGAATTGTTGTCCGGGGATGAATACgatttagaaaatgaaaagcaGAAAAAGGAACGCACGACTGTAAATTCTTCAGCAGAAAAGGATAATATTGTGAAAGCCGCCAAAAAGCCATTACAAATTAAGAAGTCGAGGATTATTAGACCCAAAGATTCATCAagtgaagaagaagaagacaAAGCATTAATCATTGAAGCTGAGAGTAGTGGATCTGAAAGATCAGTCATTGTTCTCGAAGACTCACCAATTGAACAAGCAGCTGCTGTTGAAATGGACAGTCAGAGAGACAATAAGTTCAATTTTGATACCTCGCACGATTTTGAGTCGCTAAATACCGAAGAAAACGCCAAATTAGATGATCAAGACACCAAACTCAATGCCTCAAATATCCAAAATACCTCCACAGACGCCTTAAACAGCAGCAATCAGAAGCGCAACCGGAAAACTTCTCTTTCACTACAAGAAAACATCGTTTTCGACGGAATCAAAGACCCAATGCTTAGTCAAAGAATCAGCACCTTGGTCGAATCTTTCTGTTCCACAGTAACAAAAGGAGAAGTCTCTTTAAATCTTTCCTTGGAATACGAAGGTATTCCCTCTCAGGATAAGGAGAAACAGAAAACTGCGCCTGTGAAAGTTTTAAGCAGCGTAAAAATCTGCCCTGCGAGTGACCCTGAAAAGGATCCCCTAGAAGAATCTAAAGAGATTTCCATACCTGAAGAGAATTTAAGTCGCTCTTTGGATGCTGAATCtggaaaaagaaggaaaaaactaaaaagaagGTTGAGTAAAAGTTTGTCCGAGCTTTGCGAGGAGGAAACTCTATCTAAAAGAAGACGAAAGAATTCATCGAAAGCTTCACCAAACATGAAGCCTGCCGAGTCGTACAACTTGATCACTCAGCTAGTTACGGATGTGAAAAACCGACCTAAACGCACTATTAAACCATCGTTACTGTCAAATGTAGACAGTTCCTGGATTTCTAGCGAAGTGGTTCATATGAAGCCTTCCACGACAGCGGCTTCTAGGGaggaaatgtttaatttcaaaGTAAAACTGCATCCTAaagactttaaaaataaattgttatcgGACCCTACGAGAGTTAAAAGGATTGAAACTAAGGCTTTGCTTAAGAAAAAAGGGGCGTTTTTGTag
- the LOC136348049 gene encoding activating signal cointegrator 1: protein MSNTQQIMNNLKVILGNDVESNIVSYIASIKHEEDYEEFMENIVNRQNSAHLNAYNTIKYALFGQKLRQKQSQANNSPTSTLKASKSHAPLSSQQGQQGGSSDKNQSGNQGKKVKAKFKNIKDFQEKKKAKEGRRACDCMGQEHEFMNNCLECGRIHCFQEGPGPCLYCGNEVNIRGEIQSSSNAKPLIKPKLNKVFDDDNDYFKINSKKSEGSKQKMVVALDFASRKVIESTRGDLQLKQMLLEDSIQHLKKVEEIYKNIQRQSQRSLPKQDKDHDELVDLLIQMRHKKPLESEDLGEEDSEMPINMCNKIVDEQMMTQMDQGLCLSMHQPYASLLVAGVKKHEGRVWPTTHRGRLWIAAAAKQPEDEEITALEDFYKDFYKDPTLKFPKDYPTSCLLGCVTVEDCLDEEAYQKKFGGKGESGSPYVLICSNPIILPIFYPISGKHKIYPLDRDVHTCAKIALQHAKYV, encoded by the exons atgTCAAACACTCAACAGATTATGAACAATTTAAAAGTGATTCTGGGCAATGACGTTGAGTCAAATATTGTAAG TTATATTGCCTCTATCAAACACGAAGAGGACTATGAAGAATTTATGGAGAACATAGTAAACCGCCAAAATTCAGCCCATCTCAATGCCTATAATACTATTAAATATGCTTTATTTGGTCAGAAATTAAGGCAAAAACAGTCTCAAGCGAACAACTCGCCAACTTCAACACTAAAAGCTTCTAAATCTCATGCACCTCTCTCCTCGCAACAGGGACAGCAAGGGGGATCTTCGGACAAAAACCAGAGTGGGAATCAAGGCAAGAAAGTGAAAgccaaattcaaaaacataaaagattttcaagaaaaaaagaaagcgAAGGAAG GTCGCCGTGCGTGTGATTGCATGGGTCAAGAACATGAATTCATGAATAACTGTCTTGAATGTGGCAGAATTCATTGTTTCCAAGAAGGTCCAGGGCCTTGTTTGTATTGTGGGAATGAG GTAAACATCAGGGGGGAAATACAAAGTTCTTCTAATGCAAAACCTTTAATAAA GCCTAAATTGAACAAAGTTTTTGATGATGACaatgattatttcaaaatcaattcaaaGAAATCCGAGGGCAGCAAACAAAAAATGGTAGTGGCCCTCGATTTCGCTAGTCGCAAAGTTATAGAGAGCACACGGGGCGATCTTCAACTGAAGCAAATGCTTTTAGAGGATTCCATCCagcatttgaaaaaagttgaagaaatttataagAATATTCAAAGGCAGAGTCAAAGGTCCCTTCCAAAACAAGAT AAAGATCACGATGAACTTGTTGATTTGCTAATTCAAATGCGTCATAAAAAGCCCCTGGAATCAGAAGATTTGGGGGAAGAAGATAGTGAAATGCCAATAAATATGTGTAACAAAATTGTGGATGAACAAATGATGACTCAGATGGATCAGGGCTTGTGTTTGAGTATGCATCAGCCTTACGCCAGTCTATTAGTTGCAGGGGTGAAAAA ACACGAAGGGAGAGTGTGGCCCACAACACATCGCGGCCGCTTGTGGATTGCAGCTGCAGCTAAACAACCAGAAGATGAAGAAATAACGGCCTTGGAGGATTTTTATAAGGATTTTTATAAAG atCCTACACTGAAATTCCCTAAGGATTACCCAACAAGTTGTTTGCTCGGTTGCGTGACTGTCGAAGATTGTTTAGACGAAGAAGCCTATCAGAAGAAGTTCGGAGGTAAAGGAGAATCGGGGAGTCCTTATGTGCTAATTTGTAGCAATCCCATcattttaccaattttctATCCCATTAGCGGAAAACATAAAATCT atcCCCTTGACAGAGACGTACATACATGCGCTAAAATCGCTTTGCAGCATGCAAAGTATGTTTGA